From a region of the Acidimicrobiales bacterium genome:
- a CDS encoding SDR family NAD(P)-dependent oxidoreductase — protein sequence MTSTMRFADQVVVITGSATGIGRATAVRFASEGAQVVGLDIDTDEAAETAKQADQAGGHQRPMLVIETDVRSREQQAAAFTQIGERFGRADVLVANAGIYVGGPLTEVPLERWHNIVDVNLTGVLLSNQLVAPMMIDQGRGAIVNVSSMAGKTSWPNSAEYSATKSGVIGITRSVAMELGPHNITANALCPGNTLTDMVRKVAVEIGATLGMTGPEWLDMRADDTALKRLARPKEMAGVITFLASDDARYITGQAIEADGGLILS from the coding sequence ATGACCTCGACCATGCGCTTCGCAGACCAGGTCGTGGTGATAACCGGGTCGGCCACAGGCATCGGGCGCGCCACCGCGGTGCGCTTCGCATCCGAAGGAGCCCAGGTGGTCGGCCTCGACATCGACACCGACGAGGCCGCCGAAACCGCCAAGCAGGCCGACCAAGCCGGCGGCCATCAGCGGCCGATGTTGGTGATCGAGACCGACGTGCGCTCTCGCGAGCAGCAAGCTGCGGCCTTTACCCAAATCGGCGAGCGTTTCGGCCGGGCCGACGTGCTGGTCGCAAATGCCGGCATCTACGTCGGCGGACCGCTCACCGAGGTTCCGCTCGAGCGGTGGCACAACATCGTCGATGTCAACCTCACCGGTGTGCTGCTGTCGAACCAACTGGTCGCTCCGATGATGATCGACCAGGGGCGGGGCGCCATCGTCAACGTTTCGTCCATGGCGGGCAAGACCAGTTGGCCCAACTCTGCGGAGTACTCGGCGACGAAGAGCGGTGTCATCGGCATAACCCGTTCGGTGGCCATGGAACTGGGGCCACACAACATCACCGCCAACGCTTTGTGCCCCGGCAACACTCTCACCGACATGGTGCGCAAGGTTGCGGTCGAAATCGGCGCAACCCTGGGGATGACGGGTCCGGAGTGGCTCGACATGAGGGCTGACGACACGGCACTGAAGCGCCTGGCCCGCCCCAAGGAGATGGCCGGCGTCATCACGTTCCTGGCCAGCGACGACGCTCGGTACATAACCGGTCAGGCCATCGAAGCCGACGGCGGGCTGATCCTCAGCTAG
- a CDS encoding AMP-binding protein, protein MTAEPIDYHEACARVCAPGTNFEMTPATVRGIDMLVFKNAPRNLAEMFSVAADRDTELIVYEDERWTSAQMMALAGRIANTLVDRFGVGKGDRVAIICRNYPEWAAVHVATVSIGAIIVPMNAWWQPDEIDYALGDCAPTVVFADAERISRIDAIESPNRPANLVGLRCDQQQLAAGAVRLEDILDERTDFPAVDVDPDDDASILYTSGTTGHPKGAVSTHRAVIHALMAYTARAVVNTLTDPVDAPTDDPPPQPTSLLAVPLFHVTGLVPVMLMAIRIGTRIVMMHKWEPGRALELIERERVNSLVGVPTMSWDLLEHPDFASRDTSSLVSVGGGGAPMPPELVKRIDRSFAKGGPRLGYGMTETNAYGPGNSGRAYLEHPTSTGRIMPIVDMIITDDDGNELPTGETGEIRFKGPNLIRGYWNRPEATAETIVDGWLRTGDIGRIDADGFLYISDRAKDMILRGGENVYCAEVESAIYTHPSVYEAAVYGLPHPRLGEEVAAHVMVKPDKTLEAEELQAYLREHIAGFKVPTVVTIVTESLPRNASGKMLKRALRDQLVKEREAR, encoded by the coding sequence ATGACAGCCGAACCCATCGACTACCACGAGGCGTGCGCGCGAGTCTGTGCGCCAGGCACCAACTTCGAGATGACCCCCGCAACCGTCAGGGGCATCGACATGTTGGTGTTCAAGAACGCTCCACGGAACCTGGCCGAGATGTTCTCGGTCGCGGCCGACCGCGACACAGAACTGATCGTTTACGAAGACGAGCGCTGGACCAGCGCCCAGATGATGGCTCTGGCGGGCCGCATCGCCAACACCCTGGTCGACCGTTTCGGTGTGGGCAAGGGCGACCGGGTTGCGATCATCTGCCGCAACTACCCCGAATGGGCCGCAGTACACGTGGCCACGGTTTCGATCGGGGCCATCATCGTGCCGATGAACGCCTGGTGGCAGCCAGACGAGATCGACTACGCATTGGGCGACTGCGCACCCACCGTCGTGTTCGCCGATGCCGAGCGCATCTCGCGCATCGACGCCATCGAGTCGCCCAACCGGCCGGCCAACCTGGTCGGCCTGCGCTGCGACCAGCAGCAGTTGGCCGCGGGCGCGGTACGCCTGGAAGACATCCTCGATGAGCGAACCGACTTCCCAGCCGTCGACGTCGACCCCGACGACGACGCATCGATTCTGTACACCTCGGGCACCACAGGGCACCCGAAGGGTGCGGTCAGCACGCATCGCGCCGTTATCCACGCGCTCATGGCCTATACCGCCCGGGCGGTGGTCAATACCCTGACCGACCCGGTCGACGCTCCCACCGACGATCCCCCTCCTCAGCCGACCTCGCTGCTGGCCGTGCCGTTGTTCCATGTCACGGGTTTGGTTCCGGTGATGCTGATGGCCATCCGCATCGGCACCCGCATCGTCATGATGCACAAGTGGGAGCCTGGCCGTGCCCTCGAGCTGATCGAACGCGAGCGGGTCAACAGCCTCGTCGGGGTACCGACCATGAGTTGGGACCTCCTCGAACACCCAGACTTCGCCAGCCGCGACACCTCGTCGCTGGTGTCGGTGGGTGGTGGCGGCGCCCCGATGCCGCCCGAACTGGTCAAGCGGATCGACCGCAGTTTCGCCAAGGGCGGCCCCCGGCTGGGATACGGGATGACCGAGACCAACGCCTACGGCCCGGGCAACTCGGGCCGCGCGTACCTCGAACACCCCACCTCGACCGGACGGATCATGCCGATCGTCGACATGATCATCACCGACGACGACGGCAACGAACTGCCCACCGGCGAGACCGGCGAGATCCGCTTCAAGGGGCCCAACCTGATTCGTGGCTATTGGAACCGGCCCGAGGCCACCGCCGAGACCATCGTCGACGGTTGGCTCCGCACCGGCGACATAGGCCGCATCGACGCCGACGGCTTCCTGTACATCTCCGACCGGGCCAAGGACATGATCCTGCGCGGCGGCGAGAACGTCTATTGCGCAGAGGTCGAGTCGGCGATCTACACCCATCCATCGGTGTACGAGGCGGCCGTGTACGGATTGCCGCATCCCCGGTTGGGCGAGGAAGTGGCCGCCCATGTCATGGTCAAGCCCGACAAGACGCTGGAGGCAGAAGAACTGCAGGCCTACCTGCGCGAACACATCGCCGGGTTCAAGGTGCCGACGGTTGTCACCATCGTCACCGAATCGCTGCCTCGAAACGCCTCGGGCAAGATGCTCAAGCGGGCCCTCAGAGACCAGCTGGTCAAAGAGCGCGAGGCCCGATGA